In the genome of Ancylomarina subtilis, one region contains:
- a CDS encoding dipeptidase — MNKTFLFFLIVLFQATSITNVFACTNFIVTKGASKDGSVMVVYTCDGEFHPRLRVVPAADYKPGEMLQIKDWSGNVLGEIKQALHTYAIVGPHMNEHQVSIGETTFGGRAELVNPSNLLHYWTLMQLTLKRSKTALEAVKTLTALAEEYGYKSEGESFSIADPNEAWILEMIGTGKKGKGAIWVARRIPDGYVSAHANKSRIGEFPLDDPENCLYSKNVIDFAIKKGYYNPESGETFRFNEAYDPSNPSNLRYCESRVWSLFNRCAPSLKLSTDYHRGVEGADRYPLWIKPDSKLDVDAVSYLIRDHYEGTEFDMTKGIEAGPFGSPNRCRPLVLDVDGKTAVWERPISTRNTAFSFIAQSRSWLPNEIGGVLWYGYDDTYYTCYTPVYCCTKEIPDVWSQGSLDKFSWDSAWWIFNFVSNFSDLRYSDMIQDIQKLQRELEQKFFAYIPAMDKAAGELYKVDPKLAANFLSDFSNDQLEMVAERWKTLAEHLITKYNDGYIKDENGNAQTVGYSEEWLKKVMKDKAGHFLPVWEKEKAVEPSNY; from the coding sequence GCTTACGAGTTGTTCCGGCAGCCGATTACAAGCCCGGTGAAATGCTTCAAATTAAAGATTGGAGTGGCAATGTACTTGGAGAAATCAAACAAGCTTTGCATACTTATGCCATTGTTGGTCCGCATATGAATGAGCATCAGGTCTCTATAGGAGAAACAACATTTGGGGGAAGAGCTGAGTTGGTTAACCCTTCGAATCTACTGCATTACTGGACCTTGATGCAACTGACTCTTAAACGATCAAAAACGGCCTTAGAAGCTGTGAAAACCTTGACTGCATTGGCAGAGGAATATGGCTATAAGAGCGAAGGGGAGTCCTTCTCGATTGCTGATCCGAATGAGGCTTGGATTCTTGAGATGATTGGCACTGGTAAAAAAGGGAAAGGTGCCATATGGGTTGCCAGAAGAATCCCTGACGGCTATGTTTCAGCACATGCCAATAAATCAAGAATTGGAGAATTTCCATTAGATGATCCCGAAAATTGTCTTTATTCGAAGAATGTGATAGACTTTGCCATCAAAAAAGGCTATTACAATCCCGAATCCGGAGAGACATTTCGATTCAATGAGGCGTATGATCCTTCTAATCCCTCAAACTTGAGATATTGCGAATCACGAGTTTGGAGTTTGTTTAACAGATGCGCACCTTCCTTGAAATTATCAACGGATTATCATCGGGGTGTTGAAGGGGCCGATCGATATCCCTTGTGGATAAAACCGGATTCAAAGCTGGATGTTGATGCCGTTTCCTATCTGATCAGAGATCATTATGAAGGAACCGAATTTGATATGACAAAGGGCATTGAAGCAGGTCCATTTGGGAGTCCTAATCGTTGCCGACCACTCGTGCTGGATGTAGATGGAAAAACCGCTGTTTGGGAACGCCCCATCTCGACTCGTAATACAGCTTTTTCTTTTATTGCTCAGTCTCGATCGTGGCTGCCTAACGAAATTGGCGGCGTTCTTTGGTATGGTTATGATGATACCTATTACACCTGTTATACGCCTGTTTACTGTTGTACTAAGGAGATACCGGATGTTTGGAGTCAGGGAAGTCTTGATAAATTCTCGTGGGATTCTGCTTGGTGGATCTTCAATTTTGTCTCTAATTTCTCTGACTTGAGGTATTCTGATATGATTCAAGATATTCAAAAGCTACAAAGAGAACTGGAGCAGAAGTTCTTTGCATATATTCCTGCTATGGATAAGGCGGCAGGCGAGTTGTATAAAGTCGACCCGAAACTGGCTGCGAATTTTCTTTCCGATTTTTCCAATGATCAACTCGAGATGGTTGCTGAAAGGTGGAAGACATTAGCTGAACATTTAATCACCAAATACAATGATGGTTACATAAAAGATGAAAATGGGAATGCTCAAACTGTTGGTTACTCTGAGGAATGGCTTAAGAAAGTTATGAAGGATAAGGCAGGTCATTTTTTACCTGTTTGGGAGAAAGAAAAAGCGGTTGAACCCAGTAATTATTAA